One region of Micromonospora ureilytica genomic DNA includes:
- a CDS encoding M23 family metallopeptidase, with the protein MSSPTISRRARPAYPVLLLLAPVLAAGCATTRPGVPDGAAPTPPAVWATADQPTSQSPTPTPTATDPSPPAPSSARPSATAPRTGLKHVFPVRTDNVDYHPTHGAYPGTDLFADCGEPFVAVTDGTVLEVSRVDRYRKRGPQGPDNGGLSVSLLGDDGVRYYGSHLSVVSSGVDVGVRVRAGQQLGKVGRTGNANNVCHVHFGISPACTGKDGWWIRRGVIWPARYLDSWRRGGNREPAAEVIAWQRKHGCPKAP; encoded by the coding sequence ATGTCCTCGCCGACGATCAGCCGCCGCGCTCGTCCGGCGTACCCGGTCCTGCTGCTCCTCGCCCCGGTGCTGGCCGCCGGCTGCGCGACCACCCGGCCGGGGGTGCCCGACGGCGCCGCGCCGACGCCACCGGCGGTCTGGGCGACCGCCGACCAGCCGACGTCGCAGTCGCCCACGCCCACACCGACGGCGACCGACCCGAGCCCGCCGGCGCCGTCGTCGGCCCGGCCGTCGGCGACGGCACCCCGCACCGGGCTGAAGCACGTCTTTCCGGTACGTACCGACAACGTCGACTACCACCCGACCCACGGGGCGTACCCGGGGACGGACCTCTTCGCCGACTGCGGCGAGCCGTTCGTGGCGGTGACCGACGGGACGGTGCTGGAGGTGAGCCGGGTCGACAGGTACCGCAAGCGCGGGCCACAGGGCCCGGACAACGGCGGCCTGTCGGTCTCCCTGCTCGGCGACGACGGGGTGCGCTACTACGGCTCGCACCTGAGCGTCGTGTCCAGCGGCGTCGACGTCGGGGTGCGGGTCCGCGCCGGGCAGCAGCTCGGCAAGGTGGGCCGCACCGGCAACGCGAACAACGTCTGCCACGTGCACTTCGGCATCTCGCCGGCGTGCACCGGCAAGGACGGCTGGTGGATCCGGCGCGGGGTGATCTGGCCGGCGCGTTACCTGGACTCCTGGCGGCGCGGCGGCAATCGCGAACCGGCCGCCGAGGTCATCGCGTGGCAACGCAAGCACGGCTGCCCGAAGGCGCCCTGA
- a CDS encoding PHP domain-containing protein — protein sequence MVDARDPIADLRRIAFLLERANEATYRVRAFRSAAKALAGLSAAELAERAGNGTLTELAGVGDVTARCVAESLAGEEPVYLRRLVATEGSDLDAEATALRAALRGDCHTHSDWSDGGSPIEEMALAAVELGHEYLVLTDHSPRLTVARGLTAERLRRQLDHVAQVNAALPEGFRILTGIEVDILADGSLDQDDDLLARLDVVVGSVHSGLKDERSKMTRRMLKAVANPHLDILGHVTGRMVSSRPAGVTGPGDRGHRARTRAESDFDADAVFAACAEHDTAVEINSRPERQDPPKRLIRRALEAGCQFAINTDAHAPGQLDWQRFGCERAALCGVPADRVINTWSAEQLVAWTHHRP from the coding sequence ATGGTTGACGCGAGAGATCCCATCGCCGATCTGCGCCGGATCGCGTTCCTCCTGGAGCGCGCCAACGAGGCCACCTACCGGGTACGCGCGTTCCGGTCGGCGGCGAAGGCACTGGCCGGCCTGTCTGCGGCCGAGCTGGCCGAACGGGCCGGCAACGGCACGCTCACCGAGCTGGCCGGGGTCGGTGACGTCACGGCTCGCTGCGTGGCGGAGTCCCTCGCCGGTGAGGAGCCGGTCTACCTCCGCCGGCTGGTGGCGACCGAGGGCAGCGACCTGGACGCCGAGGCCACGGCGCTGCGCGCCGCCCTGCGCGGCGACTGCCACACCCACTCGGACTGGTCCGACGGCGGCTCGCCCATTGAGGAAATGGCGCTGGCCGCTGTGGAGTTGGGCCACGAGTACCTGGTGCTGACCGACCACTCGCCCCGGCTGACGGTGGCCCGAGGGCTGACCGCGGAACGGCTGCGCCGGCAGCTCGACCACGTGGCGCAGGTCAACGCGGCGCTGCCCGAGGGTTTCCGGATCCTCACCGGGATCGAGGTGGACATCCTCGCCGACGGCTCCCTGGATCAGGACGACGACCTGCTGGCGCGACTCGACGTGGTGGTCGGGTCGGTGCACAGCGGCCTGAAGGACGAACGGTCGAAGATGACCCGGCGCATGCTGAAGGCTGTCGCCAACCCGCACCTGGACATCCTCGGCCACGTCACCGGCCGGATGGTGTCGTCCCGCCCCGCCGGGGTGACCGGTCCGGGCGATCGGGGGCACCGCGCGCGTACCCGGGCGGAGAGCGACTTCGACGCGGACGCCGTCTTCGCCGCCTGCGCCGAGCACGACACCGCCGTCGAGATCAACTCTCGCCCGGAGCGGCAGGACCCCCCGAAGCGCCTGATCCGCCGGGCGCTGGAGGCCGGCTGCCAGTTCGCCATCAACACGGATGCGCACGCGCCCGGCCAACTCGACTGGCAACGCTTCGGCTGCGAACGCGCCGCCCTCTGCGGCGTCCCCGCCGACCGTGTGATCAACACCTGGTCGGCAGAACAACTGGTGGCCTGGACGCACCACCGCCCCTGA
- a CDS encoding tRNA adenosine deaminase-associated protein, with product MSYFAAAVVRDDSGWTAAEVSLRGATDIDEVADRLRDVDLEADVSLLFVEADDLYLVILRLDEGEDLRVFGSDSAYAEESQLGSLLVGDLKTSVTGLDGDDEPRPVSTGDEESEQPVVDPEADPVGDADLLANLGISAQKLLTLCTHEGMMPADVTSEICQVLGCADEVEELREV from the coding sequence GTGTCGTACTTCGCTGCGGCCGTGGTGCGCGACGACAGTGGCTGGACCGCCGCCGAGGTCAGCCTGCGTGGCGCCACCGACATCGACGAGGTTGCCGACCGGCTGCGGGACGTCGACCTGGAGGCCGACGTGTCGCTGCTCTTCGTCGAGGCCGACGACTTGTACCTGGTGATCCTGCGCCTCGACGAGGGCGAGGACCTGCGGGTGTTCGGTTCGGACTCCGCGTACGCCGAGGAATCGCAGCTCGGGTCGCTGCTGGTCGGTGACCTGAAGACCTCGGTCACCGGGCTCGACGGTGACGACGAGCCACGCCCGGTGAGCACCGGTGACGAGGAGAGCGAGCAGCCCGTCGTCGACCCGGAGGCCGACCCGGTCGGTGACGCCGACCTGCTGGCCAACCTGGGCATCTCCGCGCAGAAGCTGCTGACCCTGTGCACGCACGAGGGGATGATGCCGGCGGACGTCACCTCCGAGATCTGCCAGGTGCTCGGCTGCGCCGACGAGGTCGAGGAGCTGCGTGAGGTCTGA
- a CDS encoding DUF885 domain-containing protein produces the protein MGRIDELANRYVAEWAPLSPTGATFVGIAGHDDQLDDLSPDGYAARADLTRRTLAGLEVTEPETESERTAKEAMQERLGLDLARYDAGEVTSEVSVITSGLHEIRMVFDLMPAATSDDQANIAARLNGFGAALEGYKTTLREALAAGEVSSKVQLVEVAKQCDIWVDPTGDNFFHGLVERLGAEGTLGSELRRGAAAATAATAEFGQFLRTELAPHGRDKQAAGRERYELASQYFLGAKIDLDETYAWGFAELARLEAEMRVVAGRISGSGATVDEAVATLDADPARTIQGKEAFRDWMQTLADKAITELDGTHFDIPEQVRRIECCLAPTSDGAIYYTGPSEDFSRPGRMWWAVPQGISDFSTWREVTTVYHEGVPGHHLQVAQTAVRADLLNRWQRLLCWVSGHGEGWALYSERLMDELGYLEDPGDKLGMLDGQAMRAARVIVDIGMHLELEIPKDNPFGFHPGERWTPELGWEFMRAHCRVPDENLRFELNRYLGWPGQAPSYKVGERIWLQAREDAKARKGADFDLREFHRQALDLGALGLDPLRRALARL, from the coding sequence GTGGGACGAATTGATGAACTCGCCAACCGCTACGTGGCCGAGTGGGCGCCGTTGAGCCCCACCGGCGCGACCTTCGTCGGCATCGCCGGCCATGACGACCAGCTCGACGATCTCTCGCCCGACGGCTACGCGGCGCGCGCGGACCTCACCCGCCGGACCCTCGCGGGGCTGGAGGTGACCGAGCCGGAGACCGAATCGGAACGGACCGCCAAGGAGGCCATGCAGGAACGGCTCGGCCTGGACCTCGCCCGGTACGACGCCGGCGAGGTGACCAGCGAGGTCAGCGTGATCACCAGCGGGCTGCACGAGATTCGCATGGTGTTCGACCTGATGCCCGCCGCGACCAGCGACGATCAGGCCAACATCGCCGCCCGGCTCAACGGCTTCGGCGCCGCCCTGGAGGGCTACAAGACCACGCTGCGTGAGGCGCTCGCCGCCGGTGAGGTCAGCTCGAAGGTGCAGCTGGTCGAGGTGGCCAAGCAGTGCGACATCTGGGTCGACCCGACCGGGGACAACTTCTTCCACGGGCTGGTCGAGCGGCTCGGGGCCGAGGGCACGCTCGGCTCGGAACTGCGTCGGGGTGCGGCGGCGGCGACCGCGGCGACCGCGGAGTTCGGCCAGTTCCTGCGTACCGAGCTGGCCCCGCACGGGCGGGACAAGCAGGCCGCCGGCCGGGAGCGCTACGAGCTCGCCTCGCAGTACTTCCTCGGCGCCAAGATCGACCTGGACGAAACCTACGCGTGGGGCTTCGCGGAGCTGGCCCGCCTGGAGGCGGAAATGCGGGTCGTGGCGGGGCGCATCTCCGGCTCCGGTGCCACCGTCGACGAGGCCGTGGCCACGTTGGACGCCGACCCGGCCCGGACCATCCAGGGCAAGGAGGCGTTCCGGGACTGGATGCAGACGCTGGCCGACAAGGCGATCACCGAGCTGGACGGCACCCACTTCGACATCCCGGAGCAGGTCCGCCGCATCGAGTGCTGCCTCGCCCCGACCAGCGACGGCGCCATCTACTACACCGGCCCGAGTGAGGACTTCTCCCGTCCGGGTCGGATGTGGTGGGCGGTGCCGCAGGGCATCAGCGACTTCTCCACCTGGCGGGAGGTGACCACGGTCTACCACGAGGGCGTGCCGGGTCACCATCTCCAGGTGGCGCAGACCGCCGTCCGGGCCGACCTGCTCAACCGCTGGCAGCGGCTGCTCTGCTGGGTCTCCGGGCACGGCGAGGGCTGGGCGCTCTACTCGGAGCGGCTGATGGACGAGCTGGGTTACCTGGAGGATCCGGGCGACAAGCTGGGCATGCTCGACGGCCAGGCGATGCGCGCGGCACGGGTGATCGTGGACATCGGCATGCACCTGGAGCTGGAGATCCCGAAGGACAATCCCTTCGGCTTCCACCCGGGCGAGCGGTGGACGCCCGAGCTGGGCTGGGAGTTCATGCGGGCGCACTGCCGGGTCCCGGACGAGAACCTGCGCTTCGAGCTGAACCGCTACCTGGGTTGGCCGGGGCAGGCGCCGTCGTACAAGGTGGGTGAGCGGATCTGGCTCCAGGCCCGCGAGGACGCCAAGGCCCGCAAGGGCGCCGATTTCGACCTGCGGGAGTTCCACCGGCAGGCGTTGGACCTGGGCGCGCTGGGTCTCGACCCGCTGCGCCGGGCGCTCGCCCGGCTCTGA
- a CDS encoding class I SAM-dependent methyltransferase, translating to MHLNDVRRDWTKLGAEDPLWAVLVEPGKRGGRWDVGEFLATGRTDVEETSGQLRQLGLPTRWERVLDFGCGVGRLSQALAPHADEVVGVDIAPTMLEAARRLNRSAENIRFVLNDAPDLSQFPDGHFDLVYSALVLQHLPRPAIDHYLAEFLRVLRPGGIAVVGLPTEPGRTARGIVWHLAPSRLISWAQCHLLNYPAPMKMTVVPHADMVRLMAAHDGEIVGQWRDLLYSEDWVCTRYAVRRAGRPRQEPLHD from the coding sequence GTGCATCTGAACGACGTGCGACGCGACTGGACCAAGCTCGGAGCTGAAGATCCACTCTGGGCCGTACTCGTTGAGCCCGGCAAACGCGGCGGACGGTGGGACGTCGGGGAGTTCCTGGCCACCGGCCGCACCGACGTCGAGGAGACGTCCGGCCAACTTCGCCAACTCGGCCTGCCCACCCGCTGGGAGCGGGTGCTCGACTTCGGCTGCGGCGTCGGGCGACTGTCGCAGGCACTCGCCCCACACGCGGACGAGGTCGTCGGTGTGGACATCGCTCCGACCATGCTGGAGGCCGCCCGACGCCTGAACCGGAGCGCCGAGAACATCCGGTTCGTCCTCAATGACGCACCGGACCTGAGCCAGTTCCCCGACGGCCACTTCGACCTGGTCTACAGCGCCCTGGTGTTGCAACACCTGCCGCGCCCCGCCATCGATCACTATCTGGCCGAGTTCCTGCGCGTGTTGCGGCCAGGCGGCATCGCCGTCGTGGGGTTGCCAACCGAGCCGGGGCGTACGGCCAGGGGCATCGTCTGGCATCTGGCGCCGTCCCGCCTGATCAGCTGGGCACAGTGCCACCTGCTCAATTACCCGGCGCCGATGAAGATGACTGTCGTCCCGCACGCCGACATGGTGCGGCTCATGGCCGCACACGACGGGGAGATCGTCGGGCAGTGGCGCGATCTGCTGTACAGCGAAGACTGGGTCTGCACCCGGTACGCGGTACGCCGGGCAGGGCGTCCGAGGCAGGAGCCGCTTCACGACTGA
- a CDS encoding DUF3068 domain-containing protein encodes MKLRVGAALFGLGVLLLVFAAGLPFYVAPSVTKLPYDLEPTTSVAEAKNAKFLKITRVDESVSIEVLQGDLVSSVEVIPQPDDTRDRLPTELKGDAVIWDVYQTVRRADTPDAVSQYSTELALYRISGAAAPWKEQWLNESGAEQTPVGNVSYSGQIYKFPFGTDKRDYQVFDRDLKRAVPAKFVGTEKIKGIEAYRFEQRIENEVLNTPEASLKPLLGRFAPGATSGQIVYSNTRTLWVDPVTGSYVNVREQQNKELRPDTGTATVLLDADFNYNDDTVSRSVETAKDNRFKIGLISFWGPIAAGVLGLIALVIGVWLVTRTNDGAARHRADAAVAPGTDPTQTRVDQEPVRDAETAEQPRTEPPAGPLTDEIPPASTNWKSEDPTVPTQRPAHGEVEQR; translated from the coding sequence GTGAAGCTTCGCGTGGGCGCCGCGCTCTTCGGGCTCGGTGTTTTGTTGCTGGTCTTCGCGGCTGGGCTGCCGTTCTATGTGGCCCCCTCCGTGACCAAGCTCCCCTATGATCTTGAACCAACGACGTCCGTCGCAGAGGCAAAGAACGCGAAGTTCCTGAAGATCACTCGCGTCGACGAATCGGTGAGCATCGAGGTCCTGCAAGGTGATCTCGTCTCCAGCGTCGAGGTCATTCCTCAGCCGGACGACACGAGGGACCGGCTACCCACGGAACTCAAGGGCGACGCGGTGATCTGGGACGTCTACCAGACCGTCAGGCGTGCCGACACCCCGGATGCGGTCAGCCAATACAGCACCGAGCTGGCTCTCTACCGGATTTCCGGCGCGGCCGCTCCGTGGAAGGAGCAGTGGCTCAACGAGAGCGGTGCTGAGCAGACTCCGGTCGGGAACGTGAGTTACTCCGGCCAGATCTACAAGTTCCCGTTCGGCACCGACAAGCGGGACTACCAGGTTTTCGACCGTGACCTGAAGCGGGCCGTCCCGGCGAAGTTCGTCGGCACCGAAAAGATCAAGGGCATCGAGGCGTACCGCTTCGAGCAGCGAATCGAGAACGAGGTGCTGAACACCCCGGAGGCGAGCCTCAAGCCGCTGCTCGGCAGGTTCGCCCCCGGCGCCACCAGCGGTCAGATCGTCTACAGCAACACCCGTACGCTCTGGGTCGACCCGGTGACGGGCTCCTACGTGAACGTCCGGGAACAGCAGAACAAGGAGTTGCGCCCGGACACCGGCACCGCCACGGTGCTGCTGGACGCGGACTTCAACTACAACGACGACACGGTCAGCCGCAGTGTCGAGACGGCCAAGGACAACCGCTTCAAGATCGGCCTGATCAGTTTCTGGGGCCCGATCGCCGCCGGTGTCCTTGGTCTGATCGCCCTCGTCATCGGCGTATGGCTGGTGACGCGGACCAACGACGGTGCCGCCCGGCACCGCGCCGACGCGGCTGTGGCACCCGGCACCGACCCGACTCAAACCCGGGTGGACCAGGAACCCGTACGCGACGCGGAGACCGCCGAGCAGCCCAGGACCGAGCCCCCAGCCGGTCCACTGACCGACGAGATCCCGCCGGCGTCGACGAACTGGAAGTCCGAGGACCCGACGGTGCCGACCCAGCGCCCGGCGCACGGCGAGGTGGAGCAGCGCTAA
- a CDS encoding nucleoside deaminase, which produces MRRALEIAVAGPPVDDAVSTDVDDVPVGAVLYGPDGTELATGRNERELTGDPTAHAEVLALRRGAERTGRWRLDGCTLVVTLEPCTMCAGALVLARVSTVVFGAWEPKTGAAGSLWDVLRDRRLNHRPEVYGGVLEAETAAVLRAFFR; this is translated from the coding sequence ATGCGCCGCGCCCTGGAGATCGCCGTCGCCGGTCCGCCCGTCGACGACGCCGTCAGTACCGACGTCGACGACGTGCCGGTGGGGGCGGTGCTCTACGGGCCGGACGGCACCGAGTTGGCCACCGGACGCAACGAGCGGGAGCTGACCGGCGACCCCACCGCCCACGCCGAGGTGCTGGCCCTGCGCCGAGGCGCCGAGCGCACCGGCCGGTGGCGGTTGGACGGCTGCACCCTGGTCGTCACCTTGGAACCGTGCACCATGTGCGCCGGGGCGCTGGTGTTGGCCCGGGTCTCCACAGTCGTGTTCGGCGCGTGGGAGCCCAAGACCGGCGCGGCCGGGTCGCTCTGGGACGTGCTGCGGGACCGTCGGCTCAACCACCGCCCCGAGGTCTACGGCGGGGTGCTGGAGGCCGAGACCGCCGCCGTCCTGCGCGCGTTCTTCCGCTGA
- a CDS encoding sensor histidine kinase codes for MKRLTIRARLTLIYGGLFLLAGVVLLAVTYVLVDQRMPQPFGVKLRDLPKTSLTTPSGQNVDDIRALLQEVQDEAKRNALESLLTQGGIALIVVSTVAIAFGWLLAGRALQPLHQITGTARRIAGADTAGRGLHERIALTGPPDEVRELADTFDEMLERLDRSFDGQRRFVANASHELRTPLALNRALVELAITRPDASAETRRLGESLLAVNERHERLIDGLLTLADSENELTERTPVDLAEVCAHTTDQAGKQAPGVRVRRALAPAPTSGDLVLLERLTFNLVENALRHNLPADGWVEVRTGLVDGRPTLTVTNTGPVIPGYDVEPIFEPFRRLSRERVAGARGFGLGLSIVRAVARAHGGTAEAQPRPGGGLIVTVTLPPA; via the coding sequence ATGAAACGCCTGACGATCCGCGCCCGGCTCACCCTCATCTACGGCGGGCTCTTCCTGTTGGCCGGCGTGGTCCTGCTCGCCGTCACGTACGTGCTCGTGGATCAGCGGATGCCGCAGCCGTTCGGGGTGAAACTGCGCGACCTGCCGAAGACCTCCCTCACGACGCCCAGCGGGCAGAACGTCGACGACATCCGCGCCCTGTTGCAGGAGGTGCAGGACGAGGCGAAGCGCAACGCGTTGGAGTCGTTGCTCACCCAGGGCGGCATCGCGTTGATCGTGGTGTCGACGGTGGCGATCGCGTTCGGCTGGCTGCTCGCCGGTCGGGCGTTGCAGCCTCTGCACCAGATCACCGGCACGGCCCGCAGGATCGCCGGCGCGGACACCGCCGGCCGCGGTCTGCACGAGCGGATCGCGCTGACCGGCCCTCCCGACGAGGTACGCGAACTCGCCGACACGTTCGACGAGATGCTGGAGCGGCTGGACCGTTCCTTCGACGGGCAGCGCCGTTTCGTGGCGAACGCCTCGCACGAGCTGCGTACCCCGTTGGCGCTCAACCGCGCCCTGGTGGAGCTGGCGATCACCCGCCCGGACGCGTCGGCCGAGACCCGGCGACTTGGCGAGTCGCTGCTGGCGGTCAACGAACGCCATGAGCGGCTGATCGACGGCCTGCTGACCCTGGCCGACTCGGAGAACGAGCTGACCGAACGTACGCCTGTCGACCTGGCCGAGGTCTGCGCGCACACGACCGACCAGGCCGGGAAGCAGGCCCCCGGCGTGCGGGTACGGCGGGCGCTGGCCCCGGCGCCGACCAGCGGCGATCTGGTGCTGTTGGAGCGGCTCACGTTCAACCTGGTGGAGAACGCGCTGCGGCACAACCTGCCCGCCGACGGTTGGGTGGAGGTGCGCACCGGGCTGGTCGACGGCCGTCCCACCCTCACTGTGACAAACACCGGCCCGGTCATCCCCGGCTACGACGTCGAGCCGATTTTCGAGCCGTTCCGCCGGCTGTCACGCGAGCGGGTGGCTGGGGCACGGGGCTTCGGGTTGGGGCTGTCCATCGTCCGCGCGGTGGCGCGGGCCCACGGCGGCACCGCCGAGGCGCAGCCCCGCCCGGGCGGCGGTCTGATCGTCACTGTCACTCTGCCGCCGGCCTGA